DNA from Brassica napus cultivar Da-Ae chromosome C4, Da-Ae, whole genome shotgun sequence:
GAGATACTTGAGGAGATTCATCAAGTCCATGGGATTACACTGTCCTACAAGCAAGCGTGGAGAGGGAAAGAGCGTGTGATGGCTACTGTTCGAGGTTCGTTCGAAGAAGATTACCGCCTTCTTCCTCGGTATTGCGATGAGATTAGAAGGACGAATCCTGGGAGCATCGCTGTGGTTAACGGACACCCTGATGATGGGAGCTTCCAGCAGCTGTTCATCTCTTTTCATGCATCGATCTCTGGTTTCCTCAACGCGTGTCGACCTCTCATTACATTGGACAAGATCGTTCTGAAGAGCAAGTATCTAGGAACGCTGCTGCTCGCCACTGCCTTTGATGGAGACGGTGCAATGTTTCCTTTAGCTTTCGCGATCGTTGTGGAGGAGAACGATGGTAGTAGCTGGCACTGGTTCCTCTCGGAGCTGCGTCAGCTGCTCGAAACGAACACGGAGAACATGCCGAAGCTCACGATTTTATCTAACAGAGAGCCGTCCCTAGTTAACGGAGTAGAAGTTAGTTTCCCAACGGCGTTTCACGGCTTCTGCATCCACCATCTCGCGGAGTCTTTCCTCAAGGAGTTTAACAGCGACTCTGTTGTCGTAAACCTCTTTTGGGAAGCGGCGAAATGCACCACCGAGTTTGAGTTTCACGCAAAGGTTCACGAGATGCTGCAGGTGTCACAAGACGCTGCCATGTGGGTCAGTAACATCCCTCCCTCTTTGTGGGCCACATACTGCTTTGAAGGAACCAGGTTGGGTCATCTGAATGTGAATGTCACCGAGTCGATCAACGGTTGGATTCAAGAAGCTTCGGGTCTTCCTATAATCCAGATGATGGAGTGTATCCGTCGCCAGCTGATGACTTTGTTCACCGAACGCCGAGAAGCAAGCGTGCAGTGGTCGAGTATACTAGTTCCATCTGCTGAGAGACTGGTCCTCGATGCGATAGAACAGTCTCGTGCGTACCAAGTTCACAAGGCAAACGAGGCGCAATTCGAGGTCATGACTGGTGAAGCAACGTTGTTAGTGGATATTAGATGCCGTTCATGTATGTGCCGCGGATGGGATCTATACGGTTTGCCTTGTAGCCACGCAGTTGCAGCGCTCCTCTCTTGCAGACAGGACGTTTTCAGGTTCACAGAGGGTTACTTCACTGTGGCGAATTACAGGAGAACTTACGCGGAGACCATACATCCAGTTCCAGACAAGACCATGTGGAAGAAAATGGAAGCTGAGGGAGAAAGTGGTGATGAGGTTATGATAACGCCACCGAGGGTGTTGAGACAACAGCCACGGCCGAGGAAGAGGAGAGTTCAAGTAGAGGACCGTGGACGACAAAAGCGGGCGGTTCGATGTAGTAGGTGTAATCAGCCTGGCCATTTCAGAACAACTTGCACAGCTCCTATATAAAAGAAAAGCTTATGATATctctttttagatttttttttttataggtttAGAACATTCTTTGCAAAGCCTTTCTCTTAAACTCAATTTTCCAACAGTGACAATCAACTAAACATTTTTTAGAGCCAATTTATATATCTTCTTATGTTATATAGCTTTGAGTAAAAAGAGTTTTCTAGAAGCTTGTGAAACACGCAACATACATATAGAATAAGATTGTAGCcaacacaaaacaaaactaaatggTCAAAATCACAAGAAACATCCGGAGTAATAGGGCTCGAAGCTATTTTAGTACAGTAGAGTATACACGTGGAGAGAGCAGATACATTGTCTCGTAACAGAAAACAAACTCAAACAATGGTCCCAGTCTTGGGAGTTTAACCAATCTCAATCTCATGTCTCTTGATGAATCCCCAAACCAAATCCGTTCATCATATGTCAGACAGATCAATGTGTGTTTCAGAGTTTAACAGCAACACGACGGCCTTCACACAGATTTTCTTAATCTCAACCATTGGCTTGCTCTTAGCCGTCTCACTGCTTTACCGTCTAAGGAAGCTACGTTACTCCAAGATCATCCCTCGTCTCAGAGTGTCTCACAAACACAAAGGCCATGAGAAGCTCGAGAGATTCTCTCACTACGTTGGTAAAAATCAATCTACATATTTATCCTCTTTGAAATCTCTATGGTCAACAGATCTTGATGCATTATAAGGAAATGTTGTTTGTAGTGAGGCAGATGGGATTCAAGGACAGGAGAGAATGTCCTCATCTCTGCAAATTAGCCAGTGAGTACATAAGGAAATCAGGTTGCTGCGAGGAAGACATCTACAGCTTTTTCTCTGAAGAGCCTGATGCTGACTCTCTCTTCATTAAGCTCGTTGAGGAGTTTGAGAGATGTATTCTCAGTTACTTTGCTTACCACTGGAGCCATGCCGATCTCGTGATCAGTCAGGTTTAACGTTCATAATCCTTTCTTCATAATTAGTAGACCAAAAACATCATATGGGTTTGTTTCAGATACTTAGCGCTGATGCTGAGCCTAAGAAGAAGCTCAAGCACATTGTCATGGCAGCAACAAGGTGATCCTACGCAAGAAAAACAATCCAggttgtatgtttttttttttgtgatttttatcaactaattGTTCCTTGGTTGATATATAGGGAACAGAGGTTTGAGAGGGtgacaaaaaatctaaaagtggCAAGAGTGTTCAACACATTGGTAGAGGAAATGAAAGCAATGGGGATTGCATCAGTTGATGACTCGGAATGTACAGAAGTGATGGCTCCAGTTGCACACAAGGACAGGAGCCCGGTTCTACTCCTCATGGGTGGTGGTATGGGTGCAGGAAAGAGCACTGTCCTTAAAGAGATTCTCAAGGAGTGAGTAACGATTCATATATATAAGTTCACTTAAAGGGCTGTTCGTTTAGTTGCCGCAGGTAccggcggcagcggcagcgtcaacatTCTGCGTCAACTCTTGTTCGTTTTGTTGACGCAGGAAGCTGCGTCTGACGTCGCGTCCGAACGCCGCGTTCTGCGGCTGACGCCGATAAAACCTGCGGTCGCGATATAGTATGCGGCAGCGTCAGCGTCtgcgaaacgaacaacaactgtcCTCATTGACGCTGCCGCCGCCGCTGACGCCgaaacctgcggcaaccaaacgaacagggctTTAGTAATTTTTTCTTATGGATTTGGACTGTACATGCTTGTGTGCTTTTGGATCAGACCATTTTGGGCAGGAGCAGATGCTGTGGTTATTGAAGCCGATGCTTTCAAAGAGTCTGATGTCATATACAGAGCTCTAAGCTCCAGAGGCCATGTTGATATGGTCAAGACTGCTGAATTCGTAAGGTTCTTTCTTTCTAAGTAGTTGCAACAAGAATCCTCTCTTACAGAAGAACCTGCCCTGTGACAATAAATACATATTACCTTAATGTTAACGTGCTATATCCCCATAAAAATTATCATATACCATCGAATCAAATGTCCCTTGAACTATGACCTCGTACTAAATTTCTCCGAACCGATAGTTAAAAACCTATTACCTTTTGTTATATTCAAGTATCCAAAAAATGTTATGGAACTCTTGACTGTGAAATGGAATTAGAACAGGTTCACCAATCATCAACAGATGCAGCATCATCTCTCCTCGTTACAGCCCTCAACGAAGGGAGAGACGTGATAATGGATGGAACACTCTCTTGGGTACCATTTGTAGTCCAAACCGTAACCATGGCGAGGAATGTACATCGCCATCGCTACAGAATGGGAGCAGGCTACAAGGTTGGTGAAAACGGAGATGTTATAGAGAACTACTGGGAACGCATAGGGGAAAGACAACAGCTGCAAGAAGATGGAAGGGAGAGAAAGCCATACAGGATAGAGTTAGTTGGCATTGTGTGTGATGCCTATTTAGCTGTGATTCGAGGCATTAGGTGAGAGTGTTCTCAAgcaaatgtgtgtgtgtgttcttTCTTAACATAAGGTTTTTAGTTTAACCATGATCTATATGCAGGAGAGCAATAATGTGTAGAAGAGCGGTTAGGGTGAGATCTCAGCTGAGGTCTCACAAGAGGTTTGCGGATGCGTTTCTTACTTATTGCAACATAGTTGACAATGCAAGGCTTTACTGCACCAATGCTCTTGAAGGTTCTCCAAAGGTTAGATgccaattaaaaaaagaacctGAAATGTTTTGAGTAATGAAAGTGAGAATCAATGTTGTGGTTTTTGTGTGCAGCTGATAGGAtggaaagaaaaggaaaagacaTTGCTAGTGGATCCAGAGGAGATAGACTGTTTGAAGAATGTAGGGAGGTTGAACGAGGATGCGGAATCTATTTATGAGCTGTACAGTAGACCAAACCCTGCTTGTGAAGCTGGATCGATATGGAAAGACATTGTTCTTTCTCCTTCCAGGTTCAACGTTCAACAGGAGCTCAAATACTCAATTCAGAAAGTGGAAAGATTCAAACAATATCTCCAAGAATCACCAAGGTGAGGCGGAAGTTAGAGAAGTTCAGCAGTTTTTCTTAGCTTTGTTTCCTGGTATGtcacaaaatttggtttaatGTAACACTCCTAAAACGATCAAACACAAGTAATTCTCTCTaagcaaagaaagaatgggCATTGCTTAACTTGCTATCTACTTATGTAAGAAAACTTAATAGCAGAAACCAAACAGAATTGCACAAACAATACCAAAACATTGAATGTAAGAGATGTCTTAAAGGTAGCAAATGCATCACCTTAACTTTACCAAGCTTGTTGTTGTCAAGAGAGATGAGTTCCTTCAAAGCATAGTATGTTATCTCCATTTCTCTCATGAGCaatgaaacaagaacatgaAGTGCAGAAACAAGAAAGAAACTGAATCTACTTAACACATTGATAGTTGATACAATGCCTTAGATTCATTCAAGAACCAAATCAGGCAGGCCTAGATGAACATAAAAACCTAGCAGAAACTctctaaagaaagaaagaatgggCAATGCCTAACCTGGTCTCTCTCTACTTATGTCACAAAGCCAGATAGCAGAAACCAAACAGAATTGCACAAACAACACCAAATGCAAGAGATGTGTTATAGGTAGCAAATGCATCAAATGATTCAGACATAACCTAAGAATCTCAACTTAACGTTACTAAGAGAGAGA
Protein-coding regions in this window:
- the LOC106413929 gene encoding uncharacterized protein LOC106413929, translated to MANHQLMMMAAEENHEISSFRQDEHFVEPRQNNELFPPPPPAHGYKFAFQPLQATDLQIGVSRDQNEVWTQSGEIHEGQSLEGKDEVDSQEIRDGSYDNAYDISFPDNDDDSVEASENDKLALVVSEDLTDSLQLGVGHCMNTDPIVADLDISLSQQLELAPPTVQCRSLAPAPEHNLEVGMEFSDVLACRRALRDAAIASRFEMQTLKSDKTRFTAKCASVGCPWRIHCARLPGVPTFSIRTIHGSHTCGGILHLGHHQASVEWVAEAVKETLRENPHCKPKEILEEIHQVHGITLSYKQAWRGKERVMATVRGSFEEDYRLLPRYCDEIRRTNPGSIAVVNGHPDDGSFQQLFISFHASISGFLNACRPLITLDKIVLKSKYLGTLLLATAFDGDGAMFPLAFAIVVEENDGSSWHWFLSELRQLLETNTENMPKLTILSNREPSLVNGVEVSFPTAFHGFCIHHLAESFLKEFNSDSVVVNLFWEAAKCTTEFEFHAKVHEMLQVSQDAAMWVSNIPPSLWATYCFEGTRLGHLNVNVTESINGWIQEASGLPIIQMMECIRRQLMTLFTERREASVQWSSILVPSAERLVLDAIEQSRAYQVHKANEAQFEVMTGEATLLVDIRCRSCMCRGWDLYGLPCSHAVAALLSCRQDVFRFTEGYFTVANYRRTYAETIHPVPDKTMWKKMEAEGESGDEVMITPPRVLRQQPRPRKRRVQVEDRGRQKRAVRCSRCNQPGHFRTTCTAPI
- the BNAC04G13840D gene encoding calmodulin calcium-dependent NAD kinase; amino-acid sequence: MNPQTKSVHHMSDRSMCVSEFNSNTTAFTQIFLISTIGLLLAVSLLYRLRKLRYSKIIPRLRVSHKHKGHEKLERFSHYVVRQMGFKDRRECPHLCKLASEYIRKSGCCEEDIYSFFSEEPDADSLFIKLVEEFERCILSYFAYHWSHADLVISQILSADAEPKKKLKHIVMAATREQRFERVTKNLKVARVFNTLVEEMKAMGIASVDDSECTEVMAPVAHKDRSPVLLLMGGGMGAGKSTVLKEILKEPFWAGADAVVIEADAFKESDVIYRALSSRGHVDMVKTAEFVHQSSTDAASSLLVTALNEGRDVIMDGTLSWVPFVVQTVTMARNVHRHRYRMGAGYKVGENGDVIENYWERIGERQQLQEDGRERKPYRIELVGIVCDAYLAVIRGIRRAIMCRRAVRVRSQLRSHKRFADAFLTYCNIVDNARLYCTNALEGSPKLIGWKEKEKTLLVDPEEIDCLKNVGRLNEDAESIYELYSRPNPACEAGSIWKDIVLSPSRFNVQQELKYSIQKVERFKQYLQESPR